A single Mytilus trossulus isolate FHL-02 chromosome 12, PNRI_Mtr1.1.1.hap1, whole genome shotgun sequence DNA region contains:
- the LOC134692110 gene encoding uncharacterized protein LOC134692110 → MPKNQKKRGPYNKRRKTETGIDEHSDNDQEETVTTCSKYDNHDIHTASYEEDTIAVVIESDNIGSACSPSPTCIPEDEVPSSTSAKNYVDETFMLRNLKTSSTIDRVDINTVVADQDCIDADMDNSSVISEDHITNTVNINQRTQNFEYNELVNEEIDELPIDGQLADTEFADEENASVIIDPIAETIIDETPNIPERPNPTENEVRDTNIPLYVGCSKSVGLILLMICSLSIRFKLSDEALSYIIAVMNMIMPDENNMIKSVYTVKEYLKKFVNFPTIHYLCSHCGTHTQKDAKTCTNKHCEKDLTQFGSVGYFIQHSVIAQLQLMAKRSSFLQKIRSYRFDHYSKNPDNNYRDIYDGSNYKNVFQKGFLKNPNSISFSMNTDGVQIFKSSSMSMWPVFMIINELPPSERKLKENIVYYGLWIGAKKPLMWSYLKPLHEELCKLEDGVELVDNCGSNFTLMGTLLNCVCDLPARCLVSNSMQFNGKYGCWFCLQPGETYTTNKGGHVHIFPYCENEPKGPLRTVENLQDDVNQVVGKIQTNEKNFIVRGIKGPFWFMFLKHFNVIHGFVIDYMHGVCAGVMKMLLTLWFDKQHKTENFSMFIHKGSVNTRLSSIHPNLHITRPPRSLDDLSHWKSAEYRNFLFLWSLPVLHDILPNEYYLHFSLLVRGIYNLARENVSDKDLKNAERCLFLFIENFPNLYSSRYLTMNCHQLLHITDCVRANGPLFVNNCFAFEDLNGYIIKNIHGTTGIEMQVINAITKMQALPTLQELHIDKGSTDEALFNSMTRPNFIHNADCIEEGIFHLGQTFKMRLDDSEYTAVCDFLGTCLPQLDIVEYKKIFITKISSAVYGTSYGRLLKRNQSVVKYDALDVVHFGSVKTFIQIENFDGGILNVALIHPFTTLLSYTNQQSCHQVTTQFENIVAVPLQNILKVCTFVKCGKNLFVVEFPNKYEKD, encoded by the coding sequence ttgaGAAATTTAAAGACAAGTTCTACAATTGATCGTGTTGATATCAATACAGTTGTAGCTGATCAAGATTGCATTGATGCTGATATGGACAACAGTTCTGTCATAAGTGAAGATCATATAACAAACACTGTTAACATTAATCAGAGAacacaaaactttgaatacaATGAACTAGTAAATGAGGAGATAGATGAACTACCAATTGATGGTCAGTTGGCAGATACTGAATTTGCTGATGAGGAAAATGCTTCTGTTATCATTGATCCTATTGCAGAGACTATAATTGATGAAACACCCAATATACCAGAAAGACCAAATCCAACAGAAAATGAAGTTAGAGATACAAACATTCCTCTTTATGTAGGATGTTCTAAATCTGTAGGACTAATTTTGCTAATGATATGTAGTCTAAGCATTAGATTCAAATTGTCTGATGAAGCACTCAGTTACATTATTGCAGTAATGAATATGATAATGCCAGATGAAAATAACATGATTAAAAGTGTCTATACTGTTAAAGAGTATCTTaagaaatttgtaaatttcCCTACAATTCACTATCTTTGTTCACATTGTGGAACACACACTCAAAAGGATGCTAAAACTTGTACAAACAAACACTGTGAAAAAGATTTAACTCAGTTTGGATCGGTTGGTTACTTCATTCAACATTCTGTCATAGCACAGTTGCAGCTTATGGCTAAAAGAAGTTCTTTCTTGCAGAAAATTCGGTCTTACAGATTTgatcattattcaaaaaatcCTGACAATAACTACCGTGATATATATGATggatcaaattacaaaaatgtttttcaaaaggGCTTTCTTAAAAACCCCAATTCAATATCCTTTTCAATGAATACAGATGgagttcaaatatttaaaagttcaaGTATGTCCATGTGGCCagtttttatgatcataaatgaACTACCACCTTCAGAAAGAAAACTTAAAGAAAACATTGTTTATTATGGTTTATGGATTGGAGCAAAGAAGCCACTTATGTGGAGTTATTTAAAACCATTGCATGAAGAACTCTGCAAGCTAGAAGATGGGGTAGAACTCGTAGACAATTGTGGGAGCAATTTTACTTTGATGGGTACATTACTGAACTGTGTATGTGATTTACCAGCAAGATGTCTAGTCAGCAATAGTATGCAGTTTAACGGAAAATATGGATGCTGGTTTTGTCTTCAACCAGGTGAAACTTATACCACTAACAAAGGAGGACACGTTCACATTTTCCCATATTGTGAAAATGAACCTAAGGGACCATTAAGAACAGTGGAGAATTTACAAGACGACGTTAATCAAGTTGTTGGGAAAATccaaacaaatgaaaagaaCTTTATTGTTCGAGGGATCAAGGGACCTTTCTGGTTCATGtttttgaaacatttcaatgttatcCATGGATTTGTCATTGATTATATGCATGGGGTATGTGCTGGAGTTATGAAAATGCTTCTTACTTTGTGGTTTGACAAGCAACATAAAACAGAgaatttttcaatgtttatacaTAAAGGATCAGTAAACACAAGACTAAGTTCAATACATCCAAACTTACATATAACCAGACCACCAAGAAGTTTAGATGATTTAAGCCATTGGAAGTCTGCAGAGTATCggaactttttatttctttggaGTTTGCCTGTCCTTCATGATATCTTGCcaaatgaatattatttacatttttctttattagtTCGTGGAATTTACAACCTAGCAAGGGAAAATGTTTCCGACAAGGATCTAAAGAATGCCGAAagatgtttatttcttttcattgaGAATTTCCCAAATTTATATTCTTCTAGATATCTAACAATGAATTGTCATCAGCTTTTGCATATCACTGATTGTGTACGCGCTAATGGACCATTGTTTGTGAATAattgttttgcttttgaagatCTTAATGGCtatattattaaaaacattcacGGAACTACTGGAATTGAAATGCAAGTTATTAATGCAATTACAAAAATGCAAGCACTACCAACATTACAGGAACTTCATATTGACAAAGGATCAACAGATGAAGCCTTATTTAATAGCATGACAAGACCAAATTTCATTCACAATGCAGATTGTATCGAAGAGGGAATATTTCACTTAgggcaaacatttaaaatgagaCTTGATGATTCAGAATACACTGCTGTATGTGATTTTCTAGGAACATGCTTGCCTCAACTTGATATagttgaatacaaaaaaatattcataaccAAAATATCAAGTGCAGTTTACGGTACTTCCTATGGGCGCTTACTTAAAAGAAATCAGAGTGTTGTGAAGTATGATGCACTAGATGTAGTACATTTTGGGAgtgtaaaaacatttattcagaTAGAAAATTTTGACGGTGGAATTTTGAATGTGGCTCTTATACATCCGTTTACAACATTGTTATCATATACAAATCAACAGTCTTGTCACCAAGTAACAactcaatttgaaaatattgttgcAGTtcctttacaaaatattttgaaagtatgCACTTTTGTGAAATGTggaaaaaatctttttgttgTCGAGTTTCCAAACAAATATGAGAAAGATTAA